The sequence TCATTTATTAAAAATAAGTGCAAAAAAACGGACCAAAAAATCGGCCCGTTGTGCTCTTGAATTTCTGAATAGCAATGAAAAAACCTTATTTGTCTCCTTGGTTCTTCATTTGCTGCATCATTTGACGAATCTTCTTCTCAGAAGGTTTTTGTCCCATAGACATCATCATCATTCGTAACATTTCCTCATTAACGGGAGGATTCTTTTTAAAATAATCTTGCATATATTTGCGCGCAAGGAAAAATCCACCTGCTGCACCTGCTAATAAAGCGATAATTGCGATCAATACTACTAAACCTGTTGACATATAAATCTCTCCTTTCTATTAGAAAAGCTGGATAAGAACTTCTGCGAATTTGTTATGCAGTCACTATTCTTGTCTAACTTACCGTTTTTCATTTTAATGGGGTCATTTATCCCTATTTTAATAAATTGCTCTCAAGAAATCATTTTACTAGAAACGGACCAAAAAGAAAAGGTCTTTTGTCATATTCCTCACAAGAAATTTACGAAAGACCATTTCTGCTTATTTTATCTAAATTCAAGAGTTAGTCACTCGAAAAAAAGATAAACGATCCTGTTCAGCTTTTTCTTTAAAATACAATGAGCGTAATATATTGATGTTGAAAAGTACAAAGTGTATCAAAGTGAAACGTTGTTACCACTATATTACTGTCCCTCAATTTTTTCCAATAAATCTGGATCAAATTTTTGTGATTTTAACATAGCAATTTCATAGCCATAAGGTGCTTTACTTGTCTTCTTATCTGCACCTACATATGGTGTTTCTAAAATCTTAGGTAGCTCTTTCAATTTTTCATGATGAACCACTTTATTTAATGCATCAAACCCAATCGTACCAAAACCAATATTAGCATGGCGGTCTTTATGAGAACCCATCGGATTTTTAGAATCATTGACATGAACTACTTTCAGACGATCTAATCCAATGATTTTATCAAATTCTTCTAAGACACCGTCAAAATCATCTTTTACATTATAGCCAGCATCATTGATATGACATGTATCCATTGTGACAGACAATTTTTCATTTAACTTAACACCTTCGATGATCGTTGCCAACTCTTCAAACGTACGACCTAATTCAGTCCCTTTGCCAGCCATTGTTTCAAGTGCAATTTGAGGTACTTGCTCTTTCCATAAAACTTCATCAAGCCCTTTGATGATTTGTTTTAGCCCTGCATCCACGCCAGCTCCTACATGAGCACCAGGATGAAGTGTGATTTGTGTTGCCCCTAATGCATGAGCACGCTCAATTTCTTGACGTAAAAAAGAAGTAGCAAATCCAAAATTTTCTAGTTTGATCGTATTTCCTAAATTAATAATATAAGGAGCATGCACAACGATATTGCTTAAATTATGCTCAGCCATAAATTTTTGACCTGCTTCGATATTCATTTCTTCAATTGGTTTACGGCGTGTGTTTTGCGGCGCTCCAGTATAAATCATAAAAGTCGTTGCATCATAACTCGCAGCCTCTTCCGCTGAACCTAATAACATTTTTTTACCACTCATACTAACGTGTGAACCTAATAACATAATGATCCTCCTAATTTAAAAGCGTAACGAGCTCGTTTAGTCTCGAATGGAAAATAGGAAACAATGACTGAGATGCTTTTTATCTCATTCATTGTTTATCTTTTTCCCGAGAGACTAGCTCGTGAAGCTAGATAATTTAAAAGCGTAACGAGCTTGTTTAGTTCTCGAATGAAACACTAGTCCACTTTTAACTAACTAACTATAATACTCATAAAACTTCTGCTAAATTCTGCATTCTTTAAAAGAGTACGTGAAACCCTCTGAAAAAACAATCTTTTTGCTTCTTTAACAAAGCTATCTCTATTTCTTATTTTTTTCTGCAAAACGAGTATAACTAGCGATCCATTCTTCCATTGAGATTTTACCAACTAATTTGCCTATCAACTCATAAGGAATATTTTTCGGGTTACTAAACCGAATACAGCTTTTTCCCATGTTCAATTTCGTTGGAACCACCTTTTGATATTCTTCTTGAAACCATGTCAATAACTCTCTATTCCCCATGATCCCCATATGATACAAAGATAAGTGCTTTTTCTGAGCAGCCAAACTGATAAAAGGTAATGGTTCATCTTCTCTACCTAGGTAGCCCTCTGGAAAAACACTTAGAGGAACAACATAAGTTGGCATTCCATACTGTAAACGCAAAGCAAAGCCTTCAGGTATATTTTCAGCAATGATTTTCGCCAATTGTTGATAAGAATCTTGCCATTTTGTATCGACGTTTTCTACATATTCTTGAACATGATCCATGCTAATTCTCCTTCAATTTAAAACTATTATCTAACTAGAACTACTTGCCCGATACAATTCTTTCGATTTGAATCCTTTTTCCAAAATCTCGATCATTTCATTTTTTCTTTTCTCTTGTGTTGTTACTTGTTTGGCACTATAAATATATCTTGCCCAACCTTTTTTATACCCTAATGTTAGTTGTTCAAATAAAATTTTTGCTTCTTTATGATTTTCAACAAACGATTCTACTAATGGTATAAACTGAATATAATCATCGACACGAGCGCTGCTAACAGCTTTTATTTTTACTTTTCGTTCAATATTTTTCATACCCGTTACTGTAAAAGTCTCATCCAAACTAACCATTCGATTGAACTTTAACGTACTATTTGCTATATAGCCGTCACTTTCATCCACTTGAAGTGTGGGAAAAATTTCGTCTCGATGAACAAACGTTGAATACCTTTTATTTCCTTTTTTTGGATAGGCAACAAAGAGTACCCCATTCTTATTCAGTAATTGGTGCTCGATCACTTCGGATACAATCTCTTTAAATCCAGCCATCGATTCTACAAAAACAAAAAGTAAATCTACCGGTTCTGTCGGAAGTTGTTTTTGTGTTTCTTTTATTTCAGATAAATATTCTTTAGTTGGTCGATTAACAATTGCTTTGGTTGAATAACTCAGTAAGTTCAATTTTTCGACAATTGATTTCCCCATTCGTTTCAGTCCTTCATTTTATTCTACAACTCACTGATAGTGTACCATAAAACGATTACTTCTTTCACTCACTACAATTTTTATGATTTAAAATAAATCCATCACTCTTTGCTCCGTGGTATACTAAATATATTATCCAATAAGAAAGTAGGAAGACACAATGACCATCATTGAAGATTATATCTCAAATACTCCAGAAGATCGCCAAGCTAAACTAAAACAACTCTATACAACAATCAAGCAACTTATCCCTGAAGCAACAGAAAAAATGTCTTATGGAATGCCCACTTTCTACTTAAATGGAAACCTAGTTCATTTTGCTAATGCCAAAAATCACATTGGTTTTTATCCTGCACCAACAGCTATTGAAGCATTCAAACATGAACTGACAAAATTTAAAACAAGTAAAGGAGCCATTCAATTTCCTCTTGATTGTGAGTTACCAATAGAATTGATCAAAAAAATCGTATTATTTAGATTAGAAGAAAACACTAAATAATAAAAGCGGTTATAAGATCAGTCACAATTTCAATGCCAAACAAAACTACAACTCGTTTTTCCTACTATTTATATTAAGTTTTTTTGATTAAGTATCTATAAATATCTGAACAACTGTTCATTATAGATTTTTTTTGCTATAATATCACGGAATGTATCATTATATTGAGGTGAAGCTTTTGGACAATCAGAATAATTCCCGTCAAACGGAAAAACATTCTACTAAAGGACCAGAAAAGAAAAAGATTTTTTTGATTATAAATGTAGTGATTCGTGTACTGCAATCCCTATTTGTCTTTGCAGTTATTATTCTACTATTAGGTGGGGCTTTGGGACTAGGAATTGGTATGGGGTATTTTGCTTTTCTAGTCGAAGATACACAACCACCAACAAAAGAGGAGCTCCAGACAGAAATCAGTGATATCACAGAAGTTTCTCGAATGACTTATGCTGATGGCACCAATATCGCGATGATCAAATCTGATTTAGTCAGAACAAGAGTTGACGGAGATCATATCTCTCCTCTCTTGAAAAAAGCAATTATTTCGACTGAGGATGAATACTTTGAAGAACATAAAGGTGTAGTTCCAAAAGCAGTTATAAGAGCGCTTGTTTCTGATGCAACAGGTATGGGCGGTTCATCTGGGGGATCGACACTAACACAACAATTAGTAAAACAACAAATTTTGACAGATGAAACTACGTTCAAACGAAAAGCAAATGAAATATTACTTGCTTATCGCATTGAAAAGTACTTTTCAAAAGATGAGATCGTCACCACTTATCTAAATGTTTCACCTTTTGGTCGTAATAACAAAGGTGAAAATATTGCAGGTGTTGAAGAAGCTGCCAAAGGTCTTTTTGGCAAAAGTGCCAATGATTTAACGCTTCCTCAAGCAGCTTTTATTGCAGGTCTTCCACAAAGCCCAATTATTTACACTCCTTATAGCAATACCGGGGCTTTAAAAGCAGATGAAAATTTGGCTTATGGAATGAAACGCAAAGATTTTGTTTTATTCAGTATGTATCGTGAAAAAGCTATTACAAAAGAAGAATATGAAGCAGCAAAAAACTATGATTTGAAACAAGATTTCCAACCGCAACAAGAATCCAATCAAAACTCTGAAAGTTATCTTTACAACGCTGTATTAGAACAAGCAGCCAATACAGTAATGGACATCAATATAGAAAAAGCTGGTGTCAAAAAAGAAGACCTTGATGAACTAGGAATTTCTCAATACAAGGATCAAGCACGAAAAGAAATTCAAAATCGTGGTTATACGATTCAATCCACAATTGATCAAACAGTTTATGATACCATGCAAAACGCTGTCGCAAACTTTGGCTATATGCTAGATGATGGTTATGGTGCAGGACTTGTTGAGACTGGAAATGTTTTGATGGACAATAAAACGGGTAGAATCATCGGTTTTGTAGCTGGTCGAGACTTCAATGTCAGCCAAAGCAATCATGCATTAGATACAATCCGTCAAGTTGGTTCTACAATCAAACCGATTTCGGTTTACGGACCTGCCATCGACCAAGGAATGATTGGTTCTGAAAGTCGCTTAGCCAATTATCCTACCTCATATAGAGGCGGTGATGAACTAACGAATGCAACAAATTCTGGAACAAATACATTCGATACTGTTCGTCATTCATTAGAGTGGTCGTATAATATTCCTGTCTACCATTTAAATGAAGCTATGAAGGCACAGATGGGTGATGATAATTTCTCTTACAATAACTATCTAAGTAAAATGAATTATCCAGCTAGCGATGCATGGGCTTATGAATCGGCGCCTTTAGGTTCTATAGAAGCAACTGTTTTAACTCAAACAAATGGGTTTCAGGCCCTCGCTAATAAAGGACAATATCAAAAAGGCTATATGATTGATAAGATCACAGACAATAGTGGAAAAGTGATTTATGAACATAAAAATACACCGGTTCAAGTCTATTCAGAAGCTACGGCTTCGATCATGAATGACATGATGCGCTCGGTCTTAGATTCAAAAATAACCACTCCGTTCAAAAATATGATCAATGGCCTTAATCCTGCTTTCGGAAATGTCGACTGGATTGGTAAAACAGGAACAACAGATGCTTATAAAGATGCTTGGTTAGTCGTTTCAACACCGACTATTACCTTAGGTTCTTGGACAGGTTATGATAACCCTACAGCAATGAGCCCTAACAGTGGGGATCAAAATAGTGCCTACTTAGCAAACTTGGCAAATGCAATCTATTCTGTCAGACCTGATCTATTCGGTACTGGTGAAAAATTCACCCTTTCTAAAGATGTAATCAAGTCAAATGTATCAAGCTTTACAGGAGAAAAACCGGGTACTTTCACCTATAATGGTGGAACATACACAGCTCCTGGTCCAAATGTTGAATCATTCTATGCAAAAGATGGTGCTCCAAAAAGCAAATACAAATTTGGCTATGGCGGATCCGACGCTAACTACAGTGCTTATTGGGGCCGCTATGCAACATCTTCCCCTTCAAATGGAGGTGCAACAACAACTCCTTCTTCTGAGAAAAAAGAAGACAAGAAAAAAGAGGACAATAAGAAAGAAAATACCACGCCCACATCAAGTGGAAACAGTAACTAATTATATCTTTAATCTTGAAATACCACGCCAAAATGTATGATTTTAGTGTGGTATTTCATTTTTTATTCTATAAAAAAATTGTATTGATTACTCTTCACATATAATCTGTACCGTTTAAACGATAGACTTCTTCTAAATCTTCTTTCATAAAAGGTTCATCTCTATAATAAAATTGACGGTCTTTCTCACTAATTTTGCGTATCACCTTACAAGGATTCCCTACAGCCACTGAGTTTTCTGGAATATCTTTCGTCACAACACTCCCTGCTCCAATAACACTATTTTTACCAATCGTTATACCAGGACAAATCGTAGTATTAGCTCCGATCCAGCAATTCTCTTCAATCGTTACAGGACTTCCATACATCAATCGTCGATAATCTGGGTGGATAGGATGACCAACAGTCGCTATCGTAACGCCCGGGCCAAAAGCAACCTTATTACCAATTTTAATTTTAGCATCATCAATAAAGGTACATCCCATATTTAAGAAGCATTCTTCCCCAATCTCAATATTACGACCATAGCAAAAATAAAAAGGTGGTTCAACCCAAGCATTTATTTTTATACCAAAAATCTCATCTAAAAGTTTAAACCTTTTTTCTAAGTCATCTGGCGACGTTTGATTAAGCGCTACCATTCTTCTTTTTGCCAACATTCGTTCTTCAGGTAATTCTTCACAATCATCCAAAAACAGCTTTCCAGCAAGAATTCTCTCTCTCATATTCATTGATCTTACTCCTTTTCAATTCTTAAGTTG is a genomic window of Enterococcus haemoperoxidus ATCC BAA-382 containing:
- a CDS encoding YdeI/OmpD-associated family protein; translation: MGKSIVEKLNLLSYSTKAIVNRPTKEYLSEIKETQKQLPTEPVDLLFVFVESMAGFKEIVSEVIEHQLLNKNGVLFVAYPKKGNKRYSTFVHRDEIFPTLQVDESDGYIANSTLKFNRMVSLDETFTVTGMKNIERKVKIKAVSSARVDDYIQFIPLVESFVENHKEAKILFEQLTLGYKKGWARYIYSAKQVTTQEKRKNEMIEILEKGFKSKELYRASSSS
- a CDS encoding transglycosylase domain-containing protein, giving the protein MYHYIEVKLLDNQNNSRQTEKHSTKGPEKKKIFLIINVVIRVLQSLFVFAVIILLLGGALGLGIGMGYFAFLVEDTQPPTKEELQTEISDITEVSRMTYADGTNIAMIKSDLVRTRVDGDHISPLLKKAIISTEDEYFEEHKGVVPKAVIRALVSDATGMGGSSGGSTLTQQLVKQQILTDETTFKRKANEILLAYRIEKYFSKDEIVTTYLNVSPFGRNNKGENIAGVEEAAKGLFGKSANDLTLPQAAFIAGLPQSPIIYTPYSNTGALKADENLAYGMKRKDFVLFSMYREKAITKEEYEAAKNYDLKQDFQPQQESNQNSESYLYNAVLEQAANTVMDINIEKAGVKKEDLDELGISQYKDQARKEIQNRGYTIQSTIDQTVYDTMQNAVANFGYMLDDGYGAGLVETGNVLMDNKTGRIIGFVAGRDFNVSQSNHALDTIRQVGSTIKPISVYGPAIDQGMIGSESRLANYPTSYRGGDELTNATNSGTNTFDTVRHSLEWSYNIPVYHLNEAMKAQMGDDNFSYNNYLSKMNYPASDAWAYESAPLGSIEATVLTQTNGFQALANKGQYQKGYMIDKITDNSGKVIYEHKNTPVQVYSEATASIMNDMMRSVLDSKITTPFKNMINGLNPAFGNVDWIGKTGTTDAYKDAWLVVSTPTITLGSWTGYDNPTAMSPNSGDQNSAYLANLANAIYSVRPDLFGTGEKFTLSKDVIKSNVSSFTGEKPGTFTYNGGTYTAPGPNVESFYAKDGAPKSKYKFGYGGSDANYSAYWGRYATSSPSNGGATTTPSSEKKEDKKKEDNKKENTTPTSSGNSN
- a CDS encoding deoxyribonuclease IV, whose protein sequence is MLLGSHVSMSGKKMLLGSAEEAASYDATTFMIYTGAPQNTRRKPIEEMNIEAGQKFMAEHNLSNIVVHAPYIINLGNTIKLENFGFATSFLRQEIERAHALGATQITLHPGAHVGAGVDAGLKQIIKGLDEVLWKEQVPQIALETMAGKGTELGRTFEELATIIEGVKLNEKLSVTMDTCHINDAGYNVKDDFDGVLEEFDKIIGLDRLKVVHVNDSKNPMGSHKDRHANIGFGTIGFDALNKVVHHEKLKELPKILETPYVGADKKTSKAPYGYEIAMLKSQKFDPDLLEKIEGQ
- a CDS encoding iron chaperone produces the protein MTIIEDYISNTPEDRQAKLKQLYTTIKQLIPEATEKMSYGMPTFYLNGNLVHFANAKNHIGFYPAPTAIEAFKHELTKFKTSKGAIQFPLDCELPIELIKKIVLFRLEENTK
- a CDS encoding DUF1801 domain-containing protein — its product is MDHVQEYVENVDTKWQDSYQQLAKIIAENIPEGFALRLQYGMPTYVVPLSVFPEGYLGREDEPLPFISLAAQKKHLSLYHMGIMGNRELLTWFQEEYQKVVPTKLNMGKSCIRFSNPKNIPYELIGKLVGKISMEEWIASYTRFAEKNKK
- a CDS encoding YneF family protein — encoded protein: MSTGLVVLIAIIALLAGAAGGFFLARKYMQDYFKKNPPVNEEMLRMMMMSMGQKPSEKKIRQMMQQMKNQGDK
- a CDS encoding sugar O-acetyltransferase, with the translated sequence MNMRERILAGKLFLDDCEELPEERMLAKRRMVALNQTSPDDLEKRFKLLDEIFGIKINAWVEPPFYFCYGRNIEIGEECFLNMGCTFIDDAKIKIGNKVAFGPGVTIATVGHPIHPDYRRLMYGSPVTIEENCWIGANTTICPGITIGKNSVIGAGSVVTKDIPENSVAVGNPCKVIRKISEKDRQFYYRDEPFMKEDLEEVYRLNGTDYM